The following coding sequences are from one Musa acuminata AAA Group cultivar baxijiao chromosome BXJ1-6, Cavendish_Baxijiao_AAA, whole genome shotgun sequence window:
- the LOC135677451 gene encoding protein PHYTOCHROME KINASE SUBSTRATE 4-like, with product MATRGTAERVRSTRLRQARRRPAGIASRGSSHTPPCSIAVAASALLLNEPAKPPSFPACRLFGRNCPCYGRKSVDVDETCSEPKSSIRSGSDLNASSTAKNHCFRTGEMGLNSFPDRVMPEEIKNEFGFEEMILDGEFQQLIRLFPCLLLPRVESVLFEQPRRRATTRIPGGLLANQAYRSSAEHTTGFTTCRRGFPILRPSKPPKFHPNPPPDDDVASYTSSDLFEIENFSTRTTYRRPDSLDSRDHLRGGLEAEVPPPSNAPSEASVEWSVTTAPSGRSASAAPPRAGGGDAAVF from the coding sequence ATGGCTACGCGAGGCACGGCCGAACGCGTTCGTTCTACTCGACTCCGACAGGCTCGTCGGAGGCCAGCTGGAATAGCCAGTCGGGGCTCCTCTCACACCCCGCCGTGCTCCATCGCTGTCGCCGCGAGCGCCTTGCTCTTGAACGAACCAGCGAAGCCGCCGTCCTTCCCCGCTTGCCGTCTCTTCGGCCGCAACTGCCCGTGTTATGGGAGGAAGTCCGTCGACGTTGATGAGACGTGCTCGGAACCCAAGAGCTCGATTCGCTCTGGTTCGGATTTGAACGCGTCGTCCACCGCCAAAAATCACTGCTTTAGAACAGGGGAAATGGGCCTCAATAGCTTCCCGGACAGAGTGATGCCGGAAGAGATCAAGAACGAGTTTGGCTTCGAGGAGATGATCCTGGATGGTGAATTCCAGCAGCTTATTCGGCTATTCCCATGTCTTCTCCTGCCCCGTGTTGAATCCGTCCTCTTTGAACAACCTCGCCGAAGAGCCACCACGAGAATCCCTGGAGGTCTTCTGGCCAACCAGGCATACCGCAGCAGCGCTGAGCACACCACCGGATTCACAACTTGCCGCCGTGGTTTTCCCATTCTCCGACCCAGTAAACCGCCGAAGTTTCACCCGAATCCCCCGCCAGACGACGACGTGGCGAGCTACACAAGCTCAGACCTTTTCGAGATCGAAAACTTCTCCACCCGGACGACCTACCGCCGACCCGACTCCCTCGACTCCCGCGACCATCTCCGTGGGGGCCTTGAGGCGGAGGTACCGCCACCGTCCAATGCGCCCAGCGAGGCGAGCGTCGAGTGGAGCGTCACCACCGCTCCTTCCGGGAGGAGCGCGAGCGCTGCGCCGCCACGGGCGGGAGGCGGAGATGCCGCGGTCTTCTGA
- the LOC103987937 gene encoding WUSCHEL-related homeobox 6-like encodes MDGRNGSPNRGLAGAEPVRSRWTPKPEQILILESIFNSGMVNPPKDETVRIRKLLEKFGSVGDANVFYWFQNRRSRSRRRQRQLQAAGLAADPGAAMHARQVGGAALYEPTSTGMSSNNSSGGGRLFACSSSASSSSSSSSSSSSLVGDDGGADDLFFSRQMSFMESCQNPFMCYPDVAPMNYQPGTITVFINGIPSEVPRGPIDLRAMFGQNVMLVHSSGELLPINEYGILLQSLQMGDSYFLVSTST; translated from the exons ATGGACGGCCGGAACGGCAGCCCAAACCGCGGTCTCGCCGGCGCGGAGCCCGTGCGCTCCCGCTGGACCCCGAAGCCGGAGCAGATCCTCATCCTGGAGTCCATCTTCAACAGCGGCATGGTTAACCCCCCCAAGGATGAGACGGTGAGGATCCGCAAGCTCCTCGAGAAGTTCGGCTCCGTCGGCGACGCCAACGTCTTCTACTGGTTCCAGAACCGGCGGTCAAGGTCCCGCCGCCGGCAGCGGCAGCTGCAAGCCGCGGGCCTCGCGGCGGATCCCGGAGCTGCGATGCACGCACGCCAGGTCGGTGGTGCAGCTCTGTATGAACCGACCTCGACCGGCATGTCATCGAACAACTCGTCTGGTGGAGGCAGGCTCTTTGCTtgctcttcttctgcttcttcttcttcttcttcctcctcctcatcctctagCCTTGTGGGGGATGATGGAGGTGCCGATGATCTCTTCTTCTCTCGCCAGATGAGCTTCATGGAGAGTTGCCAGAATCCTTTTATGTGCTATCCTGACGTCGCTCCAATGAACTATCAGCCTG GGACCATCACTGTCTTCATCAATGGGATCCCATCAGAAGTTCCAAGAGGACCTATAGACTTGAGAGCTATGTTTGGCCAAAATGTGATGCTCGTCCACTCCTCCGGAGAGCTTCTTCCCATCAATGAATACGGAATTCTACTGCAGAGCTTGCAGATGGGTGACAGCTACTTCTTG GTATCAACATCTACTTAA